The genomic DNA TCCTAAGATATTGGCTATTTCAATAATATGTTTTGCATCTTCCGATTCAGAAGCTACATTCAAATGATTTACAGCAAGTTGGAGCAATGACCGTTTGATCGCATTGACTGACTTAACCACATTTGTTGAATATTTATAGTCGAAGAAGTCAAATCCTTCATCTCTAAACCAATCACTCGCAATATATAGCATTATTGTCTTACTATTTTCTTTTATTGAAAAAATATCAGTATTATTAATAATGTAAATGTCATTCTTAATTGAAACGGACTTAGTAAAATGTTGAATTTTAAGTTGTCCTTCAATAGGAAATAGCAGAATGATTCCATCTTGGCAACGTGTCATTTTATATTCATGTTTAGTTAATATGTGGAAGTAGGCATTAGACATTGGTTAACCTCTTTCTATTCATGATAGCCTCTCTTTTAGTTGTACGTATTTATGCATTAGGAATGTGACATTGTTTTAATGTGTAAATGTAAATTTACCACAACATTAATGACAAATCAAAAATGCAAATTTATATAAATTAAATTCGTTTTTTTATTATTTTCCTATTCAAATGGGTTAAAAAAAGATGTCACGTCATTGCCTTCATCTTTTAATAAAGTAACTTCGCTTCATTAAGCATTACTTTATGTGATGGATATAATTGAAAACAATTCGTTAACATCTCAAATATATAATAGTTCATTATATGTGTTCTTTTTTAATTTTTAAAGCGATTTGCAAGTCTTAATACATCTCTTATTATATTTAATAAGTTTATAAATAAATTAAAGCCCATTTCTCGAGGTGAAAAGTTACCTCGCTTCATTCGATTAAAATCATACAATGTATATAGTAAAAACAATAGCAATCCTATAATCGTTATTGCCGTATGATAAATTGGATTATGAATAAACATGCCGATTAATCCACCAATAATTAATGCGATTAAGGCCACAAATAAATATTTACCAATACTAGAAGCATCATTAATAATAAAATAGCCTAATAACCCAAAAACAATAAATGCACCTATGGCTAATAAAACATTTTTATAAAATACTTCTGGTCCTAAGTTTTGCATATACGTTGTAAACGTCGCATATGATAATAGCCCCACTATAATGGCATATATATGTGATATGACCAATCCATATTTACGTGCGCGTTGAATAAATAACGTTGCTAATATAAGCACAAACAATGCTATTGATAATAGACGTCTCCATTCCAGTGGTAAATATTGTCCAAAATAACAACCTATTCCAAATATGATCCAATAATACATGAAAAATAACCATACTTTAGCATAGGCATGAGATTTTTGTTTGTCATGAGCTGTATTATTAGACGATGTGTGTGATGTTGTATTTGAAGAATGCACCATAAACTTATCCCCTCCTTATGTATTCGCGAGTAGTCAATTTGATTGTAACTTATTCTTTTATTTTTTCAAAAAGTTGACCTTAAAGATTATTAGTTGATTTAAACATTATTATCAACTTGTTCTTACACTTATTTCAATCGCAAATATAATTTATCGCAATTAGATTTCTTACAACTATAAAACCTATGGTTGAGCCATTTATAAACTCAAAATACCTATCATTCACCTCAGGATGATGTCACAAAATATTACAGATTTATTCTTTTAAAATTGAAATATATTACTTTGATATAGTTTGAAGTCACGTGTGCCAACGTTTCAAAGTTTTTTACAAAAAACAGGCAAAATATTAATAATATTACAAGATAATAACAACACCCACATTATCCTTCTTTTTTGTTAGTATAAATACGTGATATATGTGAATGAATTTATAAAAGGTAAATAAAGAATTTAGGAAAATAAATTCTATTTAATTAAAATAAATAGTTTCAAGGAGGACATCAAGTTTGAAAAAGTTAGCAGTCGCAGTTTCTGTTGCATCTGGAGCAGTCGCAGTATTTTCTAACCACCATGCTGAAGCATCCACACAGCATACTGTTAAATCTGGCGAATCACTTTGGAGCATCGCAAATAAATATAATACATCCGTAGATAGTATCAAAAAAAATAATAACCTTAGTAACAATTTCATTTTCCCTGGACAAGTGCTTACTATTGGGGGCAACAGTAATAGCACATCAAGTACAGGTTCAAATGCGACTTCATCTTCATCAACGTATACCGTTAAATCTGGTGATTCTTTATACGCAATCGCTAACAAATACGGCGTAAACGTTAATGCATTGATGAAAGCCAACAACTTAAATGGTTATTTAATTACACCTAACCAACAATTAAAAATTCCAAGTAATTCTACAACAGTTGCACCAACTAAAACAAATCCTAATGTAAGCAATACAGGTGGCGGTAGTGGTGGTTACTCTAGCCCAACATTTAGTCATCAAAATTTATATACTACTGGTCAATGTACTTGGTATGTATTTGATCGTCGTGCTCAAGCTGGTTTACCGATTAGTACTTACTGGTCAGATGCAAAATACTGGGCTGGTAACGCAGCTGCTGACGGTTATACAGTAGACCATAACCCATCAGTTGGTTCGATTATGCAAACAACAACTGGTTATTATGGACATGTAGCATATGTTGAGCGTGTTAATGCTGATGGTAGTATTTTAGTATCAGAAATGAATTACGCAAATGGTCCTTACAATACAAATACGCGTACAATTCCTGCATCAGTTGTTTCTAGTTATAACTTCATTCATTAATAAATATACTATATAATTTAAATACAGCAATTCCAAAATGACTTTGCTTAAAGTTCATTTTGGGATTTATTTTTATGTATTAATAGCAACACAAAAATGCTAGCGAGTTACATCGCTAGCATTTTATTTAACCTATATCTTTTCTATAAGAAAATATTCATAATCCAGAAAATTACTGCTGCTAATAAAGCAGAAATCGGTAATGTAATTACCCATGTAATAATCATACGTTGTGCTGTACTCCATTTAACACCTTTAGCTCGGTTAGAAGCCCCAACACCAAGGATTGAAGATGATACAACATGTGTTGTAGATAATGGGAAGTGTAATCCTGATGCCACAAAAATAGTTAAAGCTGAAGATATGTCAGCTGCCGCACCATTAGCTGGGCGAATTTTCATAATGTTTCCACCCACTGTTTTAATAATCTTCCAACCACCAATAGCAGTACCAAGACCCATAGCCGTTGCACAGGCCATTTTAACCCAAAGTGCTGGTTCAACATTTGAAGGATCTTGTACATTTGCTACAATCAAAGCCAATGTAATGATACCCATTGATTTTTGCGCATCATTTGTACCATGTGAGAATGATTGTAATGCTGCAGTAAATACTTGGAAGAATCGGAAGTTACGATTGGCTCTAGTAAGGTTAGCATTTTTGAACACAATTTTAACGATTGTATACATAATGAAACCTACACAGAATGCAATAATCGGTGAAATAATTAATACGATGATGATTTTAGTGAAACCTTGATAATGAAGTACACTAAAGCCTTGAGCCGCAATCGCTGCACCAGCGATAGAACCAATTAATGCGTGTGATGAAGAACTTGGAATACCATATAACCATGTTACTAAATTCCAAATAATTGCTGCTAAAATAGCGGCTAATACGACGATTAAGCCATTATGTAATTTAAATGGATCGACGATGTCTTTCGTAATTGTGCCGGCAACACCTGTAAATGTTAAAGCCCCAACAAAGTTCATAATAGCTGCTAAGAAAATGGCAGTTCTAGGTGTTAAAGCACGCGTCGATACTGCTGTAGCAATCGCATTGGCTGTATCATGGAAACCATTGATAAAGTCAAAGATTAAAGAAAATATAACGATAGCTATAGTGATAATTACTACATATTCCATAAATTAAAACTCCCTTAGCTATTTTTCATGATAATCGTTTCAAAATTATTTGCTACAACTTGACATTTATCTGCGATTTCTTCCATGCTTTCATAAATATCTTTTATTTTAATTAAAGTGATTGGATCTGTTTCACTATTAAAGATGTGTTTAATTGATTGTCTTAAAATACCATCACAATTTGTTTCAAATTCTTTAATGTTAATTGAATGAATGCGCATATGTGATAATTTTTTCTCTACTAATAAACCAACAGCTAATTTCATTTCTGCTACAGCTTTTTGAATATTGTCAACGAATTCTGCCATGTACTCGTCAGTATATTCGATTGAATACATTTCAAACATGCCTGAAGTCTCTTCCATAGCATCAAGTACATCATCAATTGCATTACATAGAGATAAAATATCTTCACGTTCGATAGGTGTAATAAATGTTTGATTTAAATCTGTAATCACTTGATGCATTAATTCGTCACCATGTGACTCATAAGTCTTAATATTGTCAGAATAAGCTTTTAAATCTAAATGCGTATTGAAGTCCATTTTCCCGAATTCAACTGCTGCACGGTCCAAATTGAATACCATTTCTTCTAATTGAACCATGAACTTATCCTTTTTCTTAGTAAACATTATAAAGCCTCCATTATAGCGATTGATAACAATCACATAGTTAATTTTTTCTTGTAAGACAACTTTAGCTAAAGAATACATTTACAATAAGAACTTTTCAAAAGCCTATTTTCTGACTATTTGTAAATTTTATGTAAATATAATGTTTTACTGAATTTTACGTAATACTCCATTACTTAATTTGTCCCTACTTGAAAATATCACAAAATTTACATAACTACAATTGCATTTACAAATTCTTTACAAACACGAAATATTAACTAAACATCTTCTTAAATTGAATGATTAATTGTACGTTTAGAATGATTATATGCAATGATAGCAAAAACACTGTAAATAAGGGTGTAAATAGCCATAACAACATAAATAGGTTGTTCATTATCAAAGCCAATTATCTTCATAAACACTAATGAAGCAAAGTAAGCATGTAACAATGCAATAATTAAAGGTAAACCAAAATTGAAGGCTACTTTAAGTTTTAAGCCTTTTGACATATCCTTTTGTGTAAATCCTAATTTACGTAAAACAGAATAACTTTCTAATTCATCTTCAGTTTCATCTATTTGTTTTATATAAATGATACAACCGGTAGCAATTAAGAATGCGATACCAAGGAAGGATGTTACAAATAATAAAATGCCCGTTAAACTAGAAATTTCACTTATGACTTCACTACGTGTTTGTACATTACCATTTAGGTTGCTAGTAATTTTTTCTAGTCTCGGTATATCTTTATTATGTCTTAAATCGAAACCATATTGAGATACCACATTTTTACTTTTTGAATGTGCTTTTAAATAGTTATAGTCATCATTGTTTAAAACGAGTGTAGGACCACCTAAATCAATGCTTTCTTTAAAGTAAATTTTATTCATCACTTTATTTAACTTAATTTTAACATGATGCTTTTTCGTACCTATAGATGCTTTACCCTTCGCTCTATGATTGGTTAAGTCATGTATTAAACCTTCTGGCATAATTAAGTTAGCTTGTCCCTTTTCCAAAGAAATATTCGAAAAGAAACTTGCACTTGTTATACTAACAACATAAGGGTGTGCTTGATTCGTATCAAATAAGTGATCCTTATATAAATGAGAATATACAATTTCTTTATAATCAAAACTAAAAGGAATATGTTCGCGTTCTAATTCAAACCCTAATTCATTTGCAAGTTTCTCATTTTTTAATGTTACTTCATGCGGAGATTCTAGTAATACTTCGTTACTAAGTGAACCTCTACTGATTGCCGCAAAACATAATACCGATACAGTAATTGCTGAAATGATTGCCATAACCGTTAATGAAAAGGCATTCTTCCGAATACGGAACATTAATGACGATGTAAAAATAACATCATTAACAGTAACATTTCCACCTTTAAAATGACGAAACATCTTCAAGATAAGGGAAACTGTACTTCTAAAGAAGAAATAAGCACCTATCACAGTTAAAAATAAAATAACAAAAGGCATGACTATATCATCGATTACCTCTATATAACGCGTTGATAAATAGTACCCTGTTAAGATGAATGCAATGCCTAAAATACCTAGTACGACTTCACCGATTGAAATATTGACATTATTATCGTCAATACTTTCATCAAATGTCATCAAATTCTTAAGAGACGTTTTATATA from Staphylococcus taiwanensis includes the following:
- a CDS encoding Bax inhibitor-1 family protein; the protein is MVHSSNTTSHTSSNNTAHDKQKSHAYAKVWLFFMYYWIIFGIGCYFGQYLPLEWRRLLSIALFVLILATLFIQRARKYGLVISHIYAIIVGLLSYATFTTYMQNLGPEVFYKNVLLAIGAFIVFGLLGYFIINDASSIGKYLFVALIALIIGGLIGMFIHNPIYHTAITIIGLLLFLLYTLYDFNRMKRGNFSPREMGFNLFINLLNIIRDVLRLANRFKN
- a CDS encoding LysM peptidoglycan-binding domain-containing protein, whose translation is MKKLAVAVSVASGAVAVFSNHHAEASTQHTVKSGESLWSIANKYNTSVDSIKKNNNLSNNFIFPGQVLTIGGNSNSTSSTGSNATSSSSTYTVKSGDSLYAIANKYGVNVNALMKANNLNGYLITPNQQLKIPSNSTTVAPTKTNPNVSNTGGGSGGYSSPTFSHQNLYTTGQCTWYVFDRRAQAGLPISTYWSDAKYWAGNAAADGYTVDHNPSVGSIMQTTTGYYGHVAYVERVNADGSILVSEMNYANGPYNTNTRTIPASVVSSYNFIH
- a CDS encoding inorganic phosphate transporter, whose translation is MEYVVIITIAIVIFSLIFDFINGFHDTANAIATAVSTRALTPRTAIFLAAIMNFVGALTFTGVAGTITKDIVDPFKLHNGLIVVLAAILAAIIWNLVTWLYGIPSSSSHALIGSIAGAAIAAQGFSVLHYQGFTKIIIVLIISPIIAFCVGFIMYTIVKIVFKNANLTRANRNFRFFQVFTAALQSFSHGTNDAQKSMGIITLALIVANVQDPSNVEPALWVKMACATAMGLGTAIGGWKIIKTVGGNIMKIRPANGAAADISSALTIFVASGLHFPLSTTHVVSSSILGVGASNRAKGVKWSTAQRMIITWVITLPISALLAAVIFWIMNIFL
- a CDS encoding DUF47 domain-containing protein, which encodes MFTKKKDKFMVQLEEMVFNLDRAAVEFGKMDFNTHLDLKAYSDNIKTYESHGDELMHQVITDLNQTFITPIEREDILSLCNAIDDVLDAMEETSGMFEMYSIEYTDEYMAEFVDNIQKAVAEMKLAVGLLVEKKLSHMRIHSINIKEFETNCDGILRQSIKHIFNSETDPITLIKIKDIYESMEEIADKCQVVANNFETIIMKNS
- a CDS encoding ABC transporter permease produces the protein MSFSHIIWKNFQQNLTHYAIYIFSLILSIVLFFSFITIKYVHHLHVHQSLSMIRQGSQVGSYFLFIIIVVFILYSNMLFIKRRSYEFGLLQTVGLDRKSIIYMLMIEQFFIFIITAILGVIIGVLGSKILLMIVLKLLGIHTSVSFIFSFQAIAQTLFILVVAYIFIIIQATIYLYKTSLKNLMTFDESIDDNNVNISIGEVVLGILGIAFILTGYYLSTRYIEVIDDIVMPFVILFLTVIGAYFFFRSTVSLILKMFRHFKGGNVTVNDVIFTSSLMFRIRKNAFSLTVMAIISAITVSVLCFAAISRGSLSNEVLLESPHEVTLKNEKLANELGFELEREHIPFSFDYKEIVYSHLYKDHLFDTNQAHPYVVSITSASFFSNISLEKGQANLIMPEGLIHDLTNHRAKGKASIGTKKHHVKIKLNKVMNKIYFKESIDLGGPTLVLNNDDYNYLKAHSKSKNVVSQYGFDLRHNKDIPRLEKITSNLNGNVQTRSEVISEISSLTGILLFVTSFLGIAFLIATGCIIYIKQIDETEDELESYSVLRKLGFTQKDMSKGLKLKVAFNFGLPLIIALLHAYFASLVFMKIIGFDNEQPIYVVMAIYTLIYSVFAIIAYNHSKRTINHSI